In Miscanthus floridulus cultivar M001 chromosome 5, ASM1932011v1, whole genome shotgun sequence, one genomic interval encodes:
- the LOC136452572 gene encoding uncharacterized protein: MGGRSVLALAIIAIAAAATTPAAAAVEGEVKKCGGCSPCVGADCPVLYPSPPPPALPPPPPYYYYSPPPPATYPGAGCPPPPGAYIQIGSTPPGKGPLYPQDPGFIPASAPGRAAPLTVTAALAAFACAWAFL; encoded by the coding sequence ATGGGAGGAAGATCAGTGCTCGCGCTGGCGATCATCGCcatcgcggcggcggcgacgacgccaGCCGCTGCGGCGGTCGAGGGGGAGGTGAAGAAGTGCGGTGGGTGCTCGCCGTGCGTCGGCGCCGACTGCCCGGTGCTGtacccgtcgccgccgccgcccgcgctgcCTCCCCCGCCGCCGTACTACTACTACAGCCCTCCGCCGCCCGCGACCTACCCCGGGGCCGGgtgcccgccgccgccgggggcGTACATCCAGATCGGGAGCACGCCGCCGGGCAAGGGCCCGCTGTACCCGCAGGACCCGGGGTTCATTCCCGCCAGCGCGCCGGGCCGCGCCGCGCCGCTCACGGTCACTGCTGCGCTCGCGGCGTTCGCGTGCGCATGGGCCTTCTTGTGA